The bacterium genome has a segment encoding these proteins:
- a CDS encoding histidine phosphatase family protein: MRPFRPLLVPVLIAAVLAAVSAQARIPFLEGPTRTVFLIRHGFYDAADTTDPDVGKALLTLGRQQARLTAARLDAMPIRITSLQASAMTRARQTAETMAPWFPEVELQVLRDIRECTMTTRYESVMKGLAPGEAAECEARLQGAFERIFTPAAGPDDEFDVVVAHGNVIRWFVTKALQVDETAWLGMSVAHCSITTIQVRGDGSFKVIGVGDSGHIPYDMTTFGGDDGEQ, encoded by the coding sequence GTGCGCCCGTTCCGCCCGCTGCTCGTTCCCGTCCTGATCGCCGCCGTCCTGGCGGCCGTGAGCGCCCAGGCCCGCATCCCCTTCCTCGAAGGCCCCACGCGCACCGTCTTCCTGATCCGTCACGGCTTCTACGACGCTGCCGACACCACCGACCCGGACGTGGGCAAGGCTCTGCTCACCCTCGGCCGCCAGCAGGCCCGCCTGACCGCGGCGCGCCTGGACGCCATGCCGATCCGCATCACGTCGCTGCAGGCGAGCGCCATGACGCGCGCCCGCCAGACCGCCGAGACCATGGCGCCGTGGTTTCCCGAGGTCGAACTGCAGGTGCTGCGGGACATCCGCGAATGCACCATGACCACCCGCTACGAGAGCGTCATGAAGGGCCTCGCGCCCGGCGAGGCGGCGGAGTGCGAGGCCCGGTTGCAGGGGGCCTTCGAGCGCATCTTCACGCCGGCCGCCGGCCCGGACGACGAGTTCGACGTGGTCGTGGCCCACGGCAACGTGATCCGCTGGTTCGTGACGAAGGCCCTGCAGGTCGACGAGACGGCGTGGCTCGGCATGAGCGTGGCGCACTGCAGCATCACCACGATCCAGGTGCGCGGCGACGGCAGCTTCAAGGTGATCGGGGTGGGGGACAGCGGCCACATCCCCTACGACATGACGACCTTCGGGGGGGACGACGGGGAGCAGTAG
- a CDS encoding PEP/pyruvate-binding domain-containing protein, with amino-acid sequence ERAKELRCLYEVEKALNVVDRPVAEAMAAVVEVIGPGWQYPEVCGAAVNLEGLSVASASWAESPWRLVTDIRVHGEVVGKLSVCYTAERPDEDEGPFLKEEVQLLGSLADRLGHFLLFKKMQSMGKKWRELDADVDADDGHNWRVVVDLLRETDDSLFLRVSRKMLNYLCSIGINEAQELLQHMDEEFDPLADGAGERNAPGKRRTADLGPLLRGEPFAVAAKYIPGSEIVANVQKWIQADRAAAFLNVLDNPRSTLGEVHDALRRFQQTSPDGEGMPPSTMKSVRVSLTQKILTEQLDFVKTAKDHVGVAFFRDLMDRIVMPTESHGKLGGKAAGMLLAHCILKPTASDPARRAEQEILDRTSVIERDKLAAIRIPRTWHIASDAVLDFIAYNDLEDVLHQKYKGIDEVRRDYPNIIRLFKNSAFPPALVHGMSAALDDFQGVPIVIRSSSLLEDRVGTAFSGKYKSLFLANQGTKAECLAALQDAVAEIYASLFGPDPIEYRTERGVLEFDEQMGILIQEVVGRRCGKYFFPSFAGVAFSKTEFRWSPRISREDGLVRLVPGLGTRAVDRTVNDFPVLIVPGQPELRVNVAVDEILRYSPSAMDVINLETNGFETVPVGQLLREVGGRYPGLPLVFSTLRDGRLAKPVSLLIDPEKEHLVPTFDEARRDADFLPQIAGLLRLLEETLQTPVDVEFAHDGEHLYLLQCRPQSQSDAAAPAPIPQDVPADDIVFTANRFVSNAQVEDITHVVYVDPARYGELPTEAAMKAVGRTVGELNKLLPRKRFLLMGPGRWGSRGDIKLGVSVTYADINNTAMLIEIARQTGSYVPDVSFGTHFFQDLVEAGIAYLPLYPDDDDTVFAERFLRGAENMLAGLLPQHADLAEAVRVIDVAAAAEGRVLRILLNADLDRAMAHLAEPGDVPAGVPAAPRGRTTRPIDYWLWRKEMAERIALDVDHVGCGVKHMYLIGSVKNAVAGPASDIDLLIHVDGDEDQRRRLLTWLDGWSRCLSEVNFLRTGYRTDGLLDVHLVTDADIARRSSFAVKIGAVTDAAYELPLGPA; translated from the coding sequence GAGCGCGCCAAGGAGCTGCGCTGCCTGTACGAGGTGGAGAAGGCGCTGAACGTGGTCGACCGGCCGGTGGCCGAGGCGATGGCGGCGGTGGTCGAGGTGATCGGGCCGGGGTGGCAGTACCCGGAGGTGTGCGGCGCCGCCGTGAATCTCGAGGGACTCTCGGTCGCCTCGGCGAGCTGGGCCGAGTCGCCCTGGCGCCTCGTGACGGACATCCGGGTGCACGGCGAGGTCGTGGGCAAGCTCTCGGTGTGCTACACGGCCGAGCGGCCGGACGAGGACGAGGGCCCCTTCCTCAAGGAGGAGGTGCAGCTGCTCGGCAGCCTCGCCGACCGCCTCGGGCACTTCCTGCTCTTCAAGAAGATGCAGAGCATGGGCAAGAAGTGGCGCGAGCTCGACGCCGACGTCGACGCCGACGACGGCCACAACTGGCGGGTCGTGGTCGACCTGCTGCGCGAGACCGACGACTCGCTCTTCCTGCGCGTGTCGCGCAAGATGCTCAACTACCTGTGCTCGATCGGCATCAACGAGGCCCAGGAGCTGCTGCAGCACATGGACGAGGAGTTCGACCCGCTGGCCGACGGCGCCGGCGAGCGCAATGCGCCCGGCAAGCGCCGCACCGCCGACCTGGGCCCGCTGCTGCGCGGCGAGCCCTTCGCGGTGGCGGCCAAGTACATTCCGGGCAGCGAGATCGTGGCCAACGTGCAGAAGTGGATCCAGGCCGACCGGGCCGCGGCCTTCCTCAACGTCCTGGACAACCCCCGCTCCACCCTCGGCGAGGTGCACGACGCCCTGCGCCGTTTCCAGCAGACCTCGCCCGACGGCGAGGGCATGCCGCCCTCGACCATGAAGAGCGTGCGGGTGTCCCTGACCCAGAAGATCCTCACCGAACAGCTCGACTTCGTGAAGACGGCCAAGGACCACGTGGGCGTGGCCTTCTTCCGCGACCTGATGGACCGCATCGTCATGCCCACCGAGAGCCACGGCAAGCTCGGCGGCAAGGCGGCGGGCATGCTGCTGGCCCACTGCATCCTGAAGCCGACGGCGTCCGACCCCGCGCGGCGGGCCGAGCAGGAGATCCTCGACCGCACCAGCGTCATCGAGCGCGACAAGCTGGCGGCGATCCGCATCCCGCGCACCTGGCACATCGCCTCGGACGCGGTGCTCGACTTCATCGCCTACAACGACCTCGAGGACGTGCTGCACCAGAAGTACAAGGGCATCGACGAGGTGCGGCGCGACTACCCCAACATCATCCGGCTGTTCAAGAACTCGGCCTTCCCGCCGGCGCTGGTGCACGGCATGTCGGCGGCCCTGGACGACTTCCAGGGCGTGCCCATCGTGATCCGCAGCTCGAGCCTGCTCGAGGACCGCGTCGGCACCGCCTTCAGCGGCAAGTACAAGAGCCTCTTCCTGGCCAACCAGGGCACCAAGGCCGAGTGCCTGGCCGCCCTGCAGGACGCGGTGGCCGAGATCTACGCCTCGCTCTTCGGGCCCGATCCCATCGAGTACCGCACCGAGCGCGGCGTGCTCGAGTTCGACGAGCAGATGGGGATCCTCATCCAGGAGGTGGTGGGCCGGCGTTGCGGGAAGTACTTCTTCCCTTCCTTCGCCGGGGTCGCCTTCTCGAAGACCGAGTTCCGCTGGTCGCCCCGCATCTCGCGCGAGGACGGCCTCGTGCGGCTCGTGCCCGGACTCGGCACGCGCGCCGTCGACCGCACGGTGAACGACTTCCCCGTGCTCATCGTGCCCGGCCAGCCGGAGCTGCGCGTGAACGTGGCCGTCGACGAGATCCTGCGCTACTCGCCGAGCGCCATGGACGTGATCAACCTCGAGACGAACGGGTTCGAGACCGTCCCGGTGGGCCAGCTGCTGCGGGAGGTCGGGGGGCGCTATCCCGGTCTGCCCCTCGTCTTCTCGACCCTGCGCGACGGCCGCCTGGCCAAGCCGGTGAGCCTGCTCATCGACCCGGAGAAGGAGCACCTCGTGCCCACCTTCGACGAGGCGCGGCGCGATGCCGACTTCCTGCCGCAGATCGCCGGCCTGCTGCGCCTGCTGGAGGAGACCCTGCAGACTCCCGTCGACGTGGAGTTCGCCCACGACGGCGAGCATCTCTACCTGCTGCAGTGCCGGCCCCAGAGTCAGTCCGACGCCGCCGCGCCCGCACCCATCCCGCAGGACGTGCCGGCCGACGACATCGTCTTCACGGCGAACCGTTTCGTCTCGAACGCCCAGGTCGAGGACATCACCCACGTGGTGTACGTGGACCCGGCGCGCTACGGCGAACTGCCCACCGAGGCGGCCATGAAGGCGGTGGGGCGCACGGTCGGCGAGCTGAACAAGCTCCTGCCCCGCAAACGGTTCTTGCTGATGGGGCCGGGCCGGTGGGGCAGCCGCGGCGACATCAAGCTCGGCGTCAGCGTCACCTACGCCGACATCAACAACACGGCCATGCTCATCGAGATCGCCCGCCAGACCGGCAGCTACGTGCCGGACGTGAGCTTCGGCACCCACTTCTTCCAGGACCTGGTCGAGGCCGGCATCGCCTACCTGCCGCTCTACCCCGACGACGACGACACCGTCTTTGCCGAGCGCTTCCTGCGCGGCGCCGAGAACATGCTCGCCGGACTGCTGCCCCAGCACGCCGACCTGGCCGAGGCGGTCCGCGTCATCGACGTGGCGGCGGCGGCCGAGGGCCGGGTGCTGCGGATCCTGCTGAATGCCGACCTGGACCGGGCCATGGCCCATCTCGCCGAGCCGGGCGACGTGCCCGCGGGCGTGCCGGCGGCCCCGCGCGGCCGCACGACCCGGCCCATCGACTACTGGCTGTGGCGCAAGGAGATGGCCGAGCGCATCGCCCTGGACGTGGACCACGTCGGATGCGGCGTGAAGCACATGTACCTGATCGGGAGCGTGAAGAACGCGGTGGCCGGTCCGGCCAGCGACATCGACCTGCTGATCCACGTGGACGGCGACGAGGACCAGCGCCGGCGTCTGCTCACCTGGCTCGACGGCTGGAGCCGCTGCCTCAGCGAGGTGAACTTCCTGCGCACGGGCTACCGCACCGACGGGCTGCTCGACGTGCACCTGGTCACCGATGCCGACATCGCGCGCCGCTCGAGCTTCGCCGTGAAGATCGGGGCCGTGACCGACGCGGCCTACGAGCTGCCGCTCGGTCCGGCCTGA
- a CDS encoding sigma 54-interacting transcriptional regulator, with protein MFNSVPEGVFAVDTDYRIIAVNDAALTALDLPRLRVIGRSAREVLHAGIGGDGCQLRRTMATGRPGLTLDQRLRDSLGRTFPATLSTGALHDDEGRIIGCVVTFVDLARVRQHLDVSDPDAADAPAGAMITGDPAMKRLFDLLPTLARSASSVLIQGETGTGKNLVARTLHGLSARADGPFITVNCAALPETLLESELFGYKAGAFTGAHRDKPGRFAAAEGGTLFLDEIGDIPLGMQVKLLRVLQEKVYERLGEQTPIPCDIRFVTATHRDLDEMVAAGTFRRDLYYRVNVLNLEIPPLRDRKGDVPRLAQRFVERLSLSRGRHVTGVSSAALELLMRHNYPGNVRELENILEHAWVMCRGTVIEPRHLPRDLQLLAPTAGPAAEDGLSRVEAAYLLQVLERHGWHRGRAAAELGMHRTTLQRRLRRLGMAPRRDGRTRD; from the coding sequence ATGTTCAACAGCGTGCCGGAGGGCGTCTTCGCCGTCGATACGGACTACCGCATCATCGCCGTGAACGACGCGGCGCTGACGGCGCTCGATCTTCCCCGCTTGCGGGTGATCGGCCGCTCGGCGCGCGAGGTGCTCCACGCGGGCATCGGCGGCGACGGCTGCCAGCTGCGGCGCACCATGGCCACCGGCAGGCCCGGCCTGACCCTCGACCAGCGCCTGCGCGACTCCCTGGGGCGCACCTTCCCGGCGACCCTCTCCACCGGCGCCCTCCATGACGACGAGGGCCGGATCATCGGCTGCGTGGTGACCTTCGTCGACCTGGCGCGGGTGCGGCAGCACCTCGACGTGTCCGACCCGGACGCCGCCGACGCGCCGGCCGGCGCCATGATCACCGGCGATCCGGCCATGAAGCGCCTCTTCGACCTGCTGCCGACCCTCGCCCGCAGCGCCTCGAGCGTGCTCATCCAGGGCGAGACGGGCACGGGCAAGAACCTGGTGGCCCGCACCCTGCACGGGCTCAGCGCCCGCGCCGACGGCCCCTTCATCACCGTCAACTGCGCCGCCCTGCCCGAGACCCTGCTCGAGTCGGAGCTCTTCGGCTACAAGGCCGGAGCCTTCACCGGTGCCCACCGCGACAAGCCCGGTCGCTTCGCGGCGGCCGAGGGCGGCACCCTCTTCCTCGACGAGATCGGCGACATCCCCCTCGGCATGCAGGTGAAGCTGCTGCGCGTGCTGCAGGAGAAGGTGTACGAGCGTCTCGGCGAGCAGACGCCGATCCCCTGCGACATCCGCTTCGTCACCGCCACGCACCGTGACCTGGACGAGATGGTCGCCGCCGGCACCTTCCGCCGCGACCTCTACTACCGGGTGAACGTGCTGAACCTGGAGATCCCGCCGCTGCGCGACCGGAAGGGGGACGTTCCGCGCCTGGCGCAGCGCTTCGTCGAGCGGCTGTCGCTCTCGCGGGGCCGGCACGTGACCGGGGTCTCGTCGGCCGCGCTCGAACTGCTCATGCGCCACAACTATCCGGGCAACGTCCGGGAGCTCGAGAACATCCTCGAGCATGCCTGGGTCATGTGCCGGGGCACGGTGATCGAACCCCGGCACCTGCCGCGCGACCTGCAGCTGCTGGCGCCGACGGCGGGTCCGGCCGCCGAGGACGGGCTGTCCCGGGTCGAAGCGGCGTACCTGCTGCAGGTCCTCGAGCGCCATGGCTGGCACCGGGGTCGGGCCGCCGCCGAATTGGGCATGCACCGCACAACGTTGCAAAGGCGCTTACGGAGACTCGGCATGGCGCCGCGCAGGGACGGCCGGACCCGCGATTGA
- a CDS encoding protein kinase, which produces MIGRTLGPYEITAKLGEGGMGEVYRARDTRLDRDVALKFLQPAFAADPERLARFRNEAKVLAALNHPNIAAIHGLEEADDLRFLVMEYVEGQDVTDRIDAAPVPLDEALELARQFAEGLEAAHDRGIIHRDLKPSNLRLTPDGQLKILDFGLARADDPLDSGDILNSPTMTVAYTREGVIMGTAAYMSPEQARGRKVDQRTDVWAFGAILYEMLSGRRLFHGETVSDTVAAVLRADLDLADLPGDTPNGVRRLLQRCLERDARRRLRHIGEARVRLERWRDDPATMHESVLGAPAPAAGRPSPLPWLVAGLAVVAAAWFGWSALGPRPAPPRAHTEWMLEVANEDDIPNTRKNVLVSPDGEYLAWVTRDGINVRARTRLESTLLPGTAGTEAACFSPDGRWIAFMGGGKIRRISVAGGTPFDLVDAPLTRGITWVDETTLVYTQGIAFGLTALDLRSGETSALTEPDSSRGERSHRWPQFVPGRRGVVFECQFLGRNYDQSAVEYVDLDTKERQVILRGGATPVVRTAGHLLFTRGTGIYAVGLDLATLTPTGLPQLVREDVSTSVGNQEDDDGSAQFAVDEQGNLLYLDLRGSRSEDVRLAWLDFATGDVTPFTDYRHYGYGNVSPDGGKLAIEVRDADYDITVRDLLTGREQQLTNRPSVEYVGAWSPDSRTFYWSQGADAGTNFEVWSRPVDGSLRPEPVISPPSLGGVWPDAVSPDGRHLAISIFSGANGFDITTLDLAADPKTLTPLVGGPSSQRDARFSTDGRYVFYVEGAQYFREDTANGGEILLRRFPDTGAVWSLPPTMGRLDAYIWSAARASIILIDQIGFFRIPVDFAGEAPDIGRPELLLDLRPHPDFPRIGQVILHPDGRRAIVGLEPEQNDKVAPSLVYVTGWDDLVRRKLAAAAD; this is translated from the coding sequence ATGATCGGCAGGACCCTCGGCCCCTACGAGATCACCGCCAAACTCGGCGAGGGCGGCATGGGCGAGGTGTACCGCGCCCGCGACACCCGCCTCGACCGCGACGTGGCCCTCAAGTTCCTGCAGCCGGCCTTCGCCGCCGATCCCGAGCGCCTGGCCCGCTTCCGCAACGAGGCCAAGGTGCTCGCGGCCCTGAACCATCCGAACATCGCGGCGATCCACGGCCTCGAGGAGGCCGACGACCTGCGCTTCCTGGTCATGGAGTACGTCGAGGGGCAGGACGTCACCGACCGCATCGACGCCGCGCCCGTGCCCCTGGACGAGGCCCTCGAACTGGCGCGCCAGTTCGCCGAGGGGCTCGAGGCGGCCCACGACCGTGGCATCATCCACCGCGACCTGAAGCCCTCGAACCTGCGCCTGACGCCGGACGGCCAGCTCAAGATCCTCGACTTCGGCCTCGCCCGCGCCGACGACCCCCTCGATTCGGGCGACATCCTCAACTCGCCGACCATGACCGTGGCCTACACCCGCGAAGGCGTGATCATGGGCACGGCCGCCTACATGAGCCCGGAGCAGGCGCGCGGCCGCAAGGTCGACCAGCGCACCGACGTGTGGGCCTTCGGGGCCATCCTGTACGAGATGCTCTCCGGGCGACGCCTCTTCCACGGCGAGACCGTCAGCGACACCGTGGCGGCTGTGCTGCGGGCCGACCTCGACCTGGCCGACCTGCCCGGCGACACGCCCAACGGGGTGCGCCGCCTGCTGCAGCGCTGCCTCGAGCGCGACGCGCGGCGCCGCCTGCGCCACATCGGCGAGGCGCGGGTGCGGCTCGAACGGTGGCGCGACGACCCGGCGACCATGCACGAGTCGGTGCTCGGGGCCCCGGCCCCGGCCGCGGGTCGGCCCTCGCCGCTGCCCTGGCTCGTGGCCGGTCTGGCCGTGGTCGCGGCGGCCTGGTTCGGCTGGTCCGCCCTCGGTCCCCGGCCGGCGCCCCCCCGCGCGCACACCGAATGGATGCTCGAGGTCGCGAACGAGGACGACATTCCGAACACGCGGAAGAACGTCCTGGTCTCGCCCGACGGGGAGTACCTGGCCTGGGTCACGCGGGACGGCATCAACGTGCGGGCCCGGACCCGGCTGGAATCGACGCTGCTGCCCGGCACGGCCGGTACCGAAGCCGCCTGCTTCTCGCCGGACGGCCGCTGGATCGCCTTCATGGGCGGCGGCAAGATCAGGCGGATCAGCGTGGCCGGCGGCACCCCGTTCGACCTGGTCGACGCGCCGCTCACCCGCGGCATCACCTGGGTCGACGAGACCACGCTGGTCTACACCCAGGGCATCGCCTTCGGCCTGACGGCCCTGGATCTGCGCAGTGGCGAGACCTCGGCCCTCACCGAACCCGACAGCAGCCGGGGCGAGCGCAGCCATCGCTGGCCGCAGTTCGTGCCCGGCCGGCGCGGCGTGGTCTTCGAGTGCCAGTTCCTCGGCCGCAACTACGACCAGTCCGCCGTCGAGTACGTCGATCTGGACACGAAGGAGCGGCAGGTGATCCTGCGCGGCGGCGCCACGCCGGTCGTGCGGACGGCGGGCCACCTGCTCTTCACCCGCGGCACCGGGATCTACGCCGTGGGCCTGGACCTCGCCACGCTCACGCCCACGGGCCTGCCCCAGCTCGTGCGCGAGGACGTCTCCACTTCGGTGGGCAACCAGGAGGACGACGACGGCTCGGCCCAGTTCGCCGTCGACGAGCAGGGCAACCTGCTCTACCTCGACCTGCGCGGCTCCCGCAGCGAGGACGTGCGGCTGGCCTGGCTCGACTTCGCCACTGGCGACGTCACCCCCTTCACCGACTACCGCCACTACGGCTACGGCAACGTCTCCCCCGACGGCGGCAAGCTGGCCATCGAGGTGCGTGACGCCGACTACGACATCACCGTGCGCGACCTGCTGACCGGCCGCGAGCAGCAGCTGACGAACCGCCCCAGCGTCGAGTACGTGGGCGCCTGGTCGCCCGACTCGCGCACCTTCTACTGGTCCCAGGGCGCCGACGCGGGCACCAACTTCGAGGTCTGGTCGCGCCCGGTGGACGGTTCCCTGCGCCCGGAGCCCGTCATCTCGCCGCCTTCGCTGGGAGGGGTCTGGCCCGACGCCGTGAGCCCCGACGGGCGGCACCTGGCCATCTCCATCTTCAGCGGCGCCAACGGCTTCGACATCACGACGCTCGACCTCGCGGCCGACCCGAAAACGCTCACGCCGCTGGTCGGCGGCCCTTCGTCCCAGCGCGACGCGCGCTTCAGCACCGACGGCCGCTACGTCTTCTACGTCGAGGGCGCCCAGTACTTCCGGGAGGACACGGCCAACGGCGGCGAGATCCTGCTGCGTCGCTTTCCCGACACGGGCGCCGTGTGGAGCCTGCCCCCGACCATGGGCCGCCTCGACGCGTACATCTGGTCCGCGGCGCGGGCGTCGATCATCCTCATCGACCAGATCGGCTTCTTCCGCATCCCGGTGGACTTCGCGGGCGAGGCGCCGGACATCGGCCGGCCCGAACTGCTGCTCGACCTGCGACCGCACCCGGACTTCCCGCGCATCGGCCAGGTCATCCTGCACCCGGACGGCCGCCGGGCCATCGTCGGCCTCGAGCCCGAGCAGAACGACAAGGTCGCCCCCTCGCTGGTCTACGTGACCGGATGGGACGACCTCGTGCGCCGGAAGCTGGCGGCTGCCGCAGACTGA
- a CDS encoding Glu/Leu/Phe/Val dehydrogenase produces MSAKAFNPFVTAQQEFDRIADLIGLDAGARELLRRPLREYHFQIPVRMDDGSVKVFAGYRIQHNDARGPSKGGIRFHPQETVDTVRALSMWMTWKCAVADLPLGGGKGGVICDPHHLSPREQEALCRGWVRQVCGNVGPVRDIPAPDVMTTAQHMLWMLDEYETIHGGHYPGTITGKPVGMGGSKGRAQATGYGVVYTLREALKEKGLDPKTTTASVQGFGNVAQYAIELYHRLGGRVVCVSCWDQEAEESVSYARPDGVDLAELRGLADHFGGIDRARAAAAGYEVLPGDAWLAQDVDILIPAALENQITAENVDRISARVKIIAEGANGPTAPDADPLLVARGVFVIPDFLANAGGVTCSYFEQVQSNQNYYWELGEVLSKLDVKMTAAYYDVSELSSRHGVSMRDAAYMLAIDRVASACRDRGWI; encoded by the coding sequence ATGTCCGCCAAAGCCTTCAATCCGTTCGTCACCGCCCAGCAGGAGTTCGACCGCATCGCCGACCTGATCGGCCTCGACGCCGGAGCCCGCGAGCTCCTGCGGCGCCCCCTGCGCGAGTACCACTTCCAGATCCCGGTGCGCATGGACGACGGCTCGGTGAAGGTCTTTGCGGGCTATCGCATCCAGCACAACGACGCGCGCGGCCCGAGCAAGGGCGGCATCCGCTTCCACCCGCAGGAAACGGTCGACACCGTGCGTGCCCTCTCCATGTGGATGACCTGGAAGTGCGCCGTGGCCGACCTGCCCCTCGGCGGCGGCAAGGGCGGCGTCATCTGCGATCCCCATCACCTGAGTCCCCGCGAACAGGAAGCGCTCTGTCGGGGGTGGGTGCGCCAGGTCTGTGGCAACGTCGGACCCGTGCGCGACATCCCCGCCCCCGACGTCATGACCACGGCCCAGCACATGCTCTGGATGCTCGACGAGTACGAGACCATCCATGGCGGCCACTATCCCGGGACGATCACCGGCAAGCCGGTGGGCATGGGCGGCTCGAAGGGCCGCGCCCAGGCCACGGGCTACGGCGTCGTCTACACCCTGCGCGAGGCGCTGAAGGAGAAGGGGCTCGACCCGAAGACCACCACCGCCAGCGTGCAGGGCTTCGGCAACGTGGCCCAGTACGCCATCGAGCTCTACCACCGCCTGGGCGGGCGCGTCGTGTGCGTCTCCTGCTGGGACCAGGAGGCCGAGGAGAGCGTCAGCTACGCCCGGCCCGACGGCGTCGACCTGGCCGAGCTGCGCGGGCTGGCCGACCACTTCGGCGGCATCGACCGGGCGCGGGCCGCGGCGGCGGGCTACGAGGTCCTGCCCGGCGACGCCTGGCTGGCCCAGGACGTCGACATCCTGATCCCGGCCGCCCTGGAGAACCAGATCACCGCGGAGAACGTCGACCGCATCTCCGCGCGGGTGAAGATCATCGCCGAGGGCGCCAACGGCCCCACCGCCCCGGACGCCGACCCGCTGCTGGTGGCGCGGGGCGTGTTCGTGATCCCCGACTTCCTGGCCAACGCCGGCGGGGTCACCTGCAGCTACTTCGAGCAGGTGCAGAGCAACCAGAACTACTACTGGGAGCTGGGCGAAGTCCTGAGCAAGCTCGACGTGAAGATGACCGCGGCCTACTACGACGTGAGCGAACTGAGCAGTCGCCACGGCGTGTCCATGCGGGACGCGGCCTACATGCTGGCCATCGACCGGGTCGCGAGCGCCTGCCGCGACCGCGGGTGGATCTGA
- a CDS encoding zinc-dependent peptidase: MFFFGRRRRGKLLATPLDPGRRTLLHRVAPLCARLRGELAARHEGVVNVLLAEKNFETAEGLVLTDEMRLAVAGQAALLQLHEGAEYYPGLASIILYPESFTVRHERWGDDGLVHEEPDDLSGESWAQGTVVLAWSDVRHEARKRDGYNVVLHEFAHQLDDRTGEANGTPLLRDAASLGAWHAAFEEAFGAHRRLLRRDRHLLFDKNAAESPAEFFATAVELFFEFPAELAETYPAVFACLAGWLELDPRKPHMERGGAS; the protein is encoded by the coding sequence ATCTTCTTCTTCGGACGTCGTCGTCGCGGCAAGCTGCTCGCGACGCCCCTCGATCCGGGGCGGCGCACCCTGCTGCACCGGGTGGCACCCCTGTGCGCGCGGCTGCGCGGCGAGCTGGCCGCCCGCCACGAGGGCGTGGTGAACGTGCTCCTGGCCGAGAAGAACTTCGAGACCGCCGAGGGGCTCGTCCTGACCGACGAGATGCGCCTGGCGGTCGCCGGCCAGGCGGCCCTGCTGCAGCTCCACGAGGGCGCCGAGTACTACCCCGGCCTGGCGAGCATCATCCTGTATCCCGAGTCCTTCACCGTGCGGCACGAGCGCTGGGGCGACGATGGCCTGGTGCACGAGGAGCCCGACGACCTCTCGGGCGAGTCGTGGGCCCAGGGCACGGTCGTGCTGGCCTGGTCGGACGTGCGGCACGAGGCGCGCAAGCGCGACGGCTACAACGTGGTGCTGCACGAGTTCGCCCACCAGCTCGACGACCGCACCGGCGAGGCCAACGGGACGCCGCTGCTGCGCGACGCCGCCAGCCTCGGCGCCTGGCACGCCGCCTTCGAGGAGGCCTTTGGCGCCCATCGCCGCCTGCTGCGACGGGACCGCCACCTGCTCTTCGACAAGAACGCCGCCGAGAGCCCGGCCGAGTTCTTCGCCACGGCGGTGGAGCTCTTCTTCGAGTTCCCGGCCGAGCTGGCCGAGACCTATCCGGCGGTGTTCGCCTGTCTGGCGGGATGGCTGGAGCTCGATCCGCGGAAGCCCCACATGGAGCGGGGAGGCGCGTCGTGA